GCTTCTTATCTTGAAAAAGCTAATACACTTGAACCAAATAACGGTATGGTTATTAATGGACTTGGAGTTCTTGCTGCATGGAAAAAAGATTTTGATAAAGCAAAATCATATTACGAAACTGCCCAGGGACTTGGTATTAATGAAGGTTTCAATTTAGGACCTGTTTATATTTCAAAAGGCGAATATACTACTGCACTTTCTTCATACGGTAGCAGAACATGTACTCATAATATTGCTCTTGCTCAGTTATTATCAGGAAATGCATCTTCAGCAGCTTCTACTTTACAGTGTACTGAAACAAAATCTGCAGCTGTTTATTATCTAATGGCTGTTGTTGGAGCACGTTCAGGTAATACTGCTGCGATTTATGAAAATCTTCCAAAAGCAATTGCTGCCGATGCTTCTTATCGCGCACAGGCACAGGACGACAGGGAATTCTTAAAATATAATACCAGTGCTGAATTCCAGAATGCAATCAAATAAGAATTAAGCAATATACTATTAAAAATGAAAAGGGCGTCTGTAAAACGCCCTTTTCATTTTTATATACCCTCTCGTCTAAAGAGATATTCGAGATATTCCTATTTTATATTCGGTATTTAAAATGGATTCTTTTATTAAACGATAATCCTCATCATTCTTTACAAAATCAATTTTATTAGTATCAATAATAAGTATACGTATGTTTTGCTGTGCTTTAATAAAATCAAGATAACTTTTTTGTATCTTTTCCAAATAATCTTTTTCAATGTTTTGTTCATATGAACGACCACGAAATAATATATTACGTTTTAAATTATCAACGGATAAATATAAATATACTAAAAGATCGGGTTTAGGTAAAGTAGTATTGATAATATTAAAAAGTTTAGAAAAAAGAGCAAATTCATCTTGCTGTAAAGTTTTACGAGCAAAAATTAAGGTTTTATTTATGAAATAATCAGATATGGTAAACGATTTAAAAAGATCCTGCTTGGTAAGATCATCTTTTAATTGGTGAAACCGCGATGCAAGAAATGATAATTCAAGAGGAAATGCATATTGT
This sequence is a window from Bacteroidales bacterium. Protein-coding genes within it:
- a CDS encoding deoxynucleoside kinase, producing MLYNYIAIEGNIGSGKTSLATKISEEYNAKLILEQFEDNPFLPKFYKKPEQYAFPLELSFLASRFHQLKDDLTKQDLFKSFTISDYFINKTLIFARKTLQQDEFALFSKLFNIINTTLPKPDLLVYLYLSVDNLKRNILFRGRSYEQNIEKDYLEKIQKSYLDFIKAQQNIRILIIDTNKIDFVKNDEDYRLIKESILNTEYKIGISRISL